The Nitrospira tepida genome includes a window with the following:
- a CDS encoding glycosyltransferase family 4 protein, with protein MPHPVRVAHIITKLELGGAQQVALFTVAQLNRAKFAPILITGEPGLLDEEAQTIADLGRYRIPSLVRPIRPWSDVIALYQLTRLLSRLRPAIVQTHSSKAGLLGRWAARLAGVPIILHYVHGYGFTPAQPPWMRRLLIWAERRTGRITTKILTASSVNLRQGVDLGLFTDDQAMWLPPGVDLEAIRRRRVDVARKRRELGLESPCPLVGMVAPFKPQKAPVDFIRMAVAIHRQRPDVRFLLVGDGELRQAVTDEIHRTGLTDRVLLTGWRRDVLDLLRCLDVFVLTSRWEGLPRVYLEALTSGVPVVGTKVDGAPDAVHDGVNGFLVEPGDVSRLAERVLWLLSHPVHAKQMGLRGTHLPIQFDCHEMVRRQEQIYEQLLADLHQQPYPRAA; from the coding sequence GTGCCTCACCCCGTCCGAGTCGCCCATATCATCACCAAGCTCGAACTCGGAGGCGCGCAACAGGTCGCGCTCTTCACGGTCGCGCAACTCAACCGGGCCAAGTTTGCGCCGATTCTGATCACGGGCGAACCGGGACTCTTGGACGAGGAGGCGCAAACCATTGCCGATCTGGGGCGGTACCGGATTCCGTCGCTGGTTCGCCCCATCCGTCCCTGGTCCGATGTGATCGCGCTATATCAGTTGACGCGGCTTCTGAGCCGGCTCCGTCCCGCCATCGTCCAAACACACAGTTCGAAAGCCGGCCTGTTGGGAAGATGGGCGGCGCGGTTGGCCGGCGTGCCGATCATTCTCCACTACGTGCACGGCTATGGGTTTACGCCCGCTCAACCGCCCTGGATGCGCCGGCTGCTCATCTGGGCCGAGCGGCGGACCGGCCGCATCACGACCAAGATCTTGACCGCCTCTTCCGTGAATCTTCGGCAAGGCGTCGATCTGGGACTCTTCACCGACGATCAGGCGATGTGGTTGCCCCCCGGCGTGGATCTGGAAGCGATCCGGAGACGACGTGTCGATGTCGCGCGCAAACGACGGGAACTTGGCCTTGAATCCCCGTGCCCGCTTGTCGGCATGGTGGCGCCCTTCAAGCCGCAAAAGGCGCCGGTGGATTTTATTCGCATGGCGGTGGCGATCCACCGACAGCGACCCGACGTCCGGTTCCTGCTCGTCGGCGACGGCGAGCTTCGCCAGGCCGTCACGGATGAGATTCATCGGACCGGGTTGACCGACAGGGTGCTGCTCACGGGATGGCGTCGTGACGTGCTGGACCTCCTCCGTTGCCTCGATGTGTTCGTGTTGACCTCGCGGTGGGAAGGATTGCCCCGGGTCTATTTAGAGGCCTTGACCAGCGGGGTCCCCGTGGTCGGGACCAAGGTGGACGGGGCACCGGACGCCGTTCACGACGGCGTGAACGGCTTTCTGGTCGAGCCTGGAGATGTGTCGAGGCTTGCAGAGCGGGTCCTCTGGCTCCTGAGTCACCCGGTTCATGCCAAGCAAATGGGGCTCAGGGGGACTCATCTTCCCATCCAGTTTGACTGCCATGAAATGGTCCGCCGGCAGGAGCAGATATACGAGCAACTGCTCGCCGACCTGCACCAACAGCCCTATCCTCGCGCCGCCTAG
- a CDS encoding protoporphyrinogen/coproporphyrinogen oxidase: protein MIHIVGAGLAGLSTAYHLKGLPYRLHEKETEVGGLCRSYTKDGFTFDMTGHLLHFRQPDIKALVEALLAGRLTKHGRRSFIYSHRTYTEYPFQVNTHGLPPEVVRDCLLGFIATLTAKQDAAGERSLQQWILDNLGEGIAKHFMVPFNEKLWQVRLDELTADWVSWLVPKPDIKDIVNGALGIKDKAFGYNPSFLYPVQGGIKALPDAFLPFVENLALGEELVEIHTGRRRALFRNRQGCREESYESLVSTMPVTELVKRCIDLPPAVKDAAAALRWVSVYSVNLGIDRAGITDKHWIYFPEPEYPFYRAGFPMNFSPELGLPGCSSLYVEISHQPAVRIPEAELLGQVRLGLERAGILRATDTCIVQDVKDIHYAYVLFDRHRARALPEILRELERRGIHSIGRYGRWEHTSMEDAISQGRQIAARLMERWSRAA, encoded by the coding sequence ACGGGTTCACCTTCGACATGACCGGCCACCTGCTTCACTTCAGGCAGCCGGACATCAAGGCCCTGGTGGAGGCGCTGCTTGCGGGACGTTTGACCAAGCACGGGCGGCGTTCCTTCATCTATTCACACCGGACCTATACCGAATATCCGTTCCAGGTGAACACTCACGGCCTGCCCCCCGAGGTCGTGCGAGATTGCCTGTTGGGGTTCATTGCGACGCTGACCGCAAAACAGGATGCCGCCGGCGAGCGGTCCCTGCAACAGTGGATTCTCGACAATCTCGGCGAGGGGATTGCGAAGCACTTCATGGTGCCGTTCAACGAGAAGCTCTGGCAGGTCCGACTGGATGAATTGACGGCCGATTGGGTATCCTGGCTCGTGCCGAAACCGGATATCAAGGATATCGTCAACGGCGCGCTTGGGATCAAAGACAAGGCCTTCGGCTATAACCCGTCGTTCCTCTATCCCGTGCAGGGAGGGATCAAGGCGCTTCCCGACGCGTTTCTGCCCTTTGTCGAGAATCTTGCGTTGGGCGAGGAATTGGTCGAGATTCACACCGGGCGACGCCGGGCCCTCTTCCGCAACAGGCAAGGCTGCCGGGAAGAGTCATACGAAAGCCTCGTCTCCACCATGCCCGTGACCGAGCTGGTCAAGCGCTGCATCGATCTTCCGCCGGCCGTCAAGGACGCGGCGGCCGCGCTCCGATGGGTCTCGGTCTACAGCGTGAACTTGGGCATCGACCGCGCCGGCATCACGGACAAACATTGGATCTATTTTCCCGAACCCGAGTATCCCTTCTATCGAGCCGGCTTCCCTATGAACTTTTCGCCGGAACTCGGCCTGCCTGGCTGCAGCTCCTTGTATGTCGAGATCTCGCATCAACCAGCCGTTCGGATACCCGAAGCCGAATTGCTGGGGCAAGTCCGGCTCGGGCTGGAACGGGCGGGAATCCTGCGTGCGACGGATACCTGTATTGTGCAAGACGTGAAGGACATTCATTACGCCTATGTCCTGTTCGATCGGCATCGAGCCCGCGCGCTGCCCGAGATTCTGCGGGAGCTGGAACGGCGCGGCATCCACTCGATCGGTCGGTACGGGCGCTGGGAGCATACGTCCATGGAAGACGCCATCAGTCAAGGCCGGCAGATTGCCGCGCGCCTTATGGAACGGTGGTCACGCGCCGCCTGA